The Clupea harengus chromosome 6, Ch_v2.0.2, whole genome shotgun sequence genome contains a region encoding:
- the LOC105889119 gene encoding fibronectin type III and SPRY domain-containing protein 2: MDLFGGTLDVIAEEMTVSDDEGQVEDRSKAFMDMYSIENRTQMQGAEVQATQQVSTFQRFSVDTNESLHFEPYIPEEDESGHVLGDDDVFLTGNESAFDESKELMEGRTAQTESDTPDAYCTDCQTPTYAFKKLAGPHKSHRVILMKKAAQEIKNDINKTRNKLEEKITQMENFAGNLEEIFITVEENFGRQEQNLEQHYNEVLQTLAHRYDLRASALEDEKKMKLESLYNQLIDCGRTLDTNKEQIEEAQALYRDENKYLFLQTVKPIMKNIEKLAIEEPDLKIAASLEFDIPAADLSDVKQMMDSINAVPAPSAPVMNPQIPNSASCTSLRVCWSLFSDDTVEYYELYSRPIFEDITVESDLEEVKVKVKETHYTVADLLPNAQYEFWVTATNTTGISPASEKAVYMTVPSPPVIKPRECTSCPDAALVRWDSGNTNPVDSYTLELLEMGAESSKATVTESIVAIPTCESLIQLQPGKCYQIYVRAVNIGGPSEKSESFTVTTTGTFFHLLEDTAHPCLSVSEDGFTMFYTHDELPLSEMAFSDNTFARCVAVLGDLIPVRTKHYWEVEVDPHTEYRIGVAYEDTQRNAYLGGNNTSWCMRHVLTPSRHKYEFLHNGWTPDIRITSHPLRIGMALDYDQGKLSFFNADLAQHLYTFRCQFLHYVHPCFALDNPGALTLKNGTTPPNYISFV, encoded by the exons ATGGATCTGTTTGGGGGCACACTGGATGTCATTGCAGAGGAGATGACCGTTAGTGATGATGAGGGCCAAGTTGAAGATCGCTCCAAAGCATTTATGGACATGTACAGTATAGAAAACAGAACTCAAATGCAAGGTGCCGAGGTGCAGGCCACACAACAGGTTTCCACTTTCCAGCGGTTTTCTGTGGACACAAATGAATCACTTCACTTTGAACCCTACATACCTGAAGAAGACGAGAGTGGGCATGTACTGGGCGATGATGACGTGTTTCTGACGGGAAATGAAAGTGCATTTGATGAATCAAAGGAATTGATGGAGGGACGTACAGCTCAGACTGAGAGCGACACTCCTGATGCCTACTGCACCGACTGTCAGACTCCCACTTATGCATTTAAAAAGCTTGCTGGGCCTCACAAGAGCCACAGGGTCATCTTAATGAAGAAGGCAGCTCAAGAAATTAAG AATGACATCAATAAAACAAGAAACAAGTTGGAAGAAAAGATTACTCAAATGGAGAATTTTGCAGGCAACCTTGAAGAGATATTTATCACAGTAGAG GAGAACTTTGGCCGGCAAGAACAGAACCTGGAGCAGCACTACAATGAAGTTCTCCAGACACTGGCCCACCGATATGATCTGAGGGCATCAGCACTGGAGGATGAGAAGAAAATGAAGCTAGAGTCTCTTTACAATCAGCTGATTGACTGTGGGAGAACGTTGGATACTAACAAAGAGCAGATTGAGGAAGCCCAAGCACTCTACAGAGATGAAAACAAGTATTTGTTCCTTCAG ACAGTAAAGCCCATCATGAAGAA CATTGAGAAACTTGCTATAGAGGAGCCAGACCTCAAGATCGCTGCTTCCTTGGAGTTTGACATCCCAGCAGCTGATTTGTCTGACGTCAAACAAATGATGGATTCGATCAATGCTGTCCCAG CTCCCTCAGCTCCAGTCATGAACCCACAGATCCCCAACTCTGCCTCCTGCacctctctgcgtgtgtgctgGAGCCTGTTCTCTGACGACACGGTGGAGTACTATGAGCTCTACAGCAGACCCATCTTTGAGGACATCACTGTGGAATCTGATCTGGAAG aggtgaaggtgaaggtgaaggagaCTCACTATACCGTCGCTGATTTACTGCCCAATGCACAGTACGAATTTTGGGTCACTGCAACCAACACCACAGGCATCAGCCCAGCCAGTGAGAAAGCTGTTTACATGACAG TCCCTTCCCCTCCTGTCATCAAGCCACGCGAGTGCACCAGTTGCCCAGATGCTGCCCTCGTCCGCTGGGACTCTGGCAACACCAACCCTGTGGATTCCTACACGCTGGAGCTGCTTGAGATGGGGGCAGAGTCGAGCAAAGCCACTGTGACAGA GTCCATTGTGGCCATTCCTACTTGTGAGAGCTTAATTCAGCTGCAGCCAGGAAAGTGCTACCAGATTTACGTCAGGGCTGTGAATATTGGCGGCCCTAGTGAGAAAAGCGAGTCATTTACTGTGACAACAACAG GAACATTCTTTCACCTTCTGGAGGACACCGCACATCCATGcttgagtgtgtcagaggacgGTTTCACCATGTTCTACACACATGATGAACTGCCTTTGAGTGAAATGGCCTTCAGTGACAATACCTTTGCAAG ATGTGTGGCAGTGCTTGGCGATTTGATCCCAGTGCGAACCAAGCATTATTGGGAAGTAGAGGTGGACCCCCACACTGAATACAGAATCGGAGTGGCATATGAAGACACCCAGAGAAACGCCTACCTCGGAGGGAACAACACTTCCTGGTGCATGAGGCATGTCCTCACCCCATCCCG GCACAAGTACGAGTTTCTGCACAATGGCTGGACACCAGACATCAGAATAACCAGCCATCCCTTGAGAATTGGTATGGCACTGGACTACGACCAGGGGAAGCTGTCCTTCTTCAATGCAGATTTGGCTCAACACCTCTATACCTTTCGCTGTCAGTTCCTTCACTATGTTCATCCCTGCTTTGCCCTGGACAACCCAGGAGCTCTTACACTTAAAAACGGCACTACACCACCAAACTACATTAGCTTTGTCTAA
- the LOC105889120 gene encoding KH homology domain-containing protein 4-like, producing the protein MASGTPCLSRWDQPKSKGAPPASQMTKVPPAVPQSNVPPTSGGPASEEGAPQGGVEMAAAMAAKINAMLMAKGKMKTLEPLPSKIAPCVAVSSTTDEVVVTEVDINDVPINCRNLLTKGKTQEEIRQFSGAVVSTKGLYMTNTAKSSVKGERPLYLHVQGRSQEEVNKAVQRIKTIISEDVMRAAAAAGGQQRPVMPTLPVYPQPPRPATPQQPPRLQMPSMTRLPNSHNNQRSTNSHGGHSGNFVHTKIFVGVDQALPSFNVNEKVEGPGGTYLGHIQTETGARVFLRGKGSGYIEQASRRESFEPLYVYISHPNQTGLEAAKKLTESLLETVRVEHDRMVSIYTATGSTQGAYPAHGYPANSNYSSQGSWYNYPANGYPGGYSAYPGATGYWGSANGHPSHSNLSTTPQSSQAMVQYPVCPRKPPPYLLQDQGTSSSGATSSPSTSPPRPASPKRQFQEDTETTNEDESESRADVKREEQTSPPPPPVSSDEGKTTERFLMPPPPTPLTGTRKRQRDSPPMEDLCPVAGPVEAEVPKKLKLPGDSSGLVPYGGDSSDEEEERTRCSKKANS; encoded by the exons ATGGCATCGGGTACACC ATGCTTAAGTAGATGGGACCAACCCAAATCCAAAGGTGCTCCTCCAGCATCTCAAATGACAAAAGTTCCACCAGCTGTACCACAATCGAACGTGCCTCCGACATCTGGGGGTCCAGCATCAGAAGAAGGTGCTCCTCAGGGTGGTGTTGAGATGGCTGCAGCCATGGCGGCTAAAATAAATGCAATGCTTATGGCTAAAGGGAAAATGAAAACACTTGAACCTTTGCCCAGTAAG ATTGCACCGTGTGTAGCCGTCTCAAGTACCACTGATGAAGTTGTGGTTACTGAAGTGGATATCAATGATGTGCCCATAAATTGCAGAAACCTGCTCACAAAAGGGAAAACTCAGGAAGAG ATTCGTCAGTTCAGTGGAGCTGTGGTTTCAACCAAAGGCCTGTACATGACCAATACTGCCAAGTCCTCTGTGAAAGG TGAGAGACCTTTATATCTCCATGTTCAAGGACGGAGTCAGGAGGAGGTCAACA AGGCTGTCCAGCGGATAAAGACGATAATTTCAGAGGACGTGATGAGGGCAGCCGCAGCTGCCGGAGGACAGCAGCGGCCTGTGATGCCCACACTTCCTGTGTACCCGCAGCCACCGCGCCCCGCCACCCCACAGCAGCCGCCGAGGCTCCAGATGCCAAGTATGACCCGACTGCCCAATTCACATAACAACCAAAGGTCTACAAACTCACATGGTGGACATTCAGGG AATTTCGTCCATACCAAGATATTTGTGGGTGTGGATCAAGCGCTGCCCTCGTTTAATGTGAATGAGAAGGTGGAGGGCCCGGGGGGCACCTATCTGGGGCACATCCAGACGGAGACCGGCGCCCGCGTCTTCCTGCGAGGGAAAGGCTCCGGGTACATCGAGCAGGCATCACGACGAGAGTCATTCGAGCCGCTATACGTGTACATCAG CCACCCAAACCAGACTGGACTGGAAGCTGCAAAGAAGCTAACAGAGAGTCTGCTGGAAACC GTCAGAGTGGAGCATGACCGGATGGTGTCCATTTACACTGCGACGGGGTCCACTCAAGGAG CATACCCAGCTCATGGATACCCAGCTAATAGCAATTACAGTAGCCAGGGGTCCTGGTATAACTACCCAGCAAATGGGTACCCGGGCGGCTATTCAGCATACCCAGGAGCTACTGGTTACTGGGGTAGTGCAAATGGTCACCCCAGTCATTCTAACCTGTCGACAACCCCTCAATCTTCCCAGGCAATGGTTCAGTATCCAGTGTGTCCTAGGAAACCCCCTCCCTACTTACTACAG GACCAGGGAACCAGTTCCAGTGGTGCCACTAGCAGTCCATCAACCAGTCCTCCGCGTCCAGCAAGCCCCAAGCGCCAGTTTCAGGAAGACACCGAAACCACCAATGAGGACGAG TCTGAATCCAGGGCAGACGTGAAACGGGAAGAACAAACGTCGCCTCCGCCTCCTCCCGTGTCCTCAGATGAGGGGAAAACTACAGAAAG GTTCCTGATGCCTCCTCCGCCAACACCTTTGACGGGCACTCGcaaaagacagagggacagcCCGCCCATGGAGGATCTGTGTCCCGTCGCGG GTCCAGTTGAGGCGGAGGTGCCCAAGAAGCTGAAGTTGCCGGGGGATAGCTCGGGGCTCGTGCCCTATGGAGGAGACTCCTctgacgaggaagaggagaggactcgCTGCAGTAAGAAGGCTAACTCCTAA
- the pde8a gene encoding high affinity cAMP-specific and IBMX-insensitive 3',5'-cyclic phosphodiesterase 8A → MGCASSIHISDRVVYSGKESEESHSPQQTNTTQQSQQQGNPAQGLPIKPSNFKTTLTEVQFGPMKLYEDQLQVLLVFAKEDSQSNGFCWACEKANFKCSIARTPESALECFREKHHDLIIIDHRHSRYFDAEALCRSIRAVNSSENTVIVAVVKRPDREEATVMSLIAAGFNRRYVENANMMACYNELIQLEHGEVRAQFKLRACNAIFTALEQSQEAIEITSEDQVIQYVNPAYESIMGYQKGELIGKEIIEVPKSEKNKPDLLETINSCIRKGKEWQGIYYAKKKNGDSVQQNVKITPVIGQGGKIRHYVSINRPLNDNNKTEKSSDRVQAESQTDIQSCKHKDRRKGSLDVRSTTSRGSDGSSQRRHSSMARIHSMTIEAPITKVINIINAAQESSPMPVAEALDRVLEILRTTELYSPQLGTKEEDPHTNDLVGGLMTDGLRRLSGNEYIFSTKQPHHIPSHLTTPLSLNDIPPRVAQTMENEDSWDFDIFNLEAATIKRPLTYLGLKIFSRFGVCEFLTCPEATLRSWLQVIEANYHSSNSYHNSSHAADVLHATAYFLCKERVKQSLEPIDEVAALIAATVHDVDHPGRTNSFLCNAGSELAILYNDTAVLESHHAALAFQITIRDDKCNIFKNMERNEYRTLRQAIIDMVLATEMTKHFEHVNKFVNSINKPLAALEENGGSGDEESVKGILTTPENRILVKRMLIKCADISNPCRPLELCIEWAGRISEEYFAQTDEEKRQGLPVVMPVFDRNTCSIPKSQISFIDYFINDMFDAWDAFADLPNLMQDLDNNYKYWKGLDERKLHSLRPPPE, encoded by the exons ACCACATTAACAGAGGTGCAGTTTGGACCAATGAAGTTATACGAAGATCAGCTTCAG GTACTTTTAGTGTTTGCCAAAGAAGACAGCCAGAGCAATGGCTTCTGTTGGGCCTGTGAGAAAGCCAACTTCAAGTGCAGCATAGCCCGAACTCCTGAATCTGCACTCGAGTGCTTCCGAGAAAAGCATCATGACCTCATTATCATCGATCACAGACATTCCAGATACTTTGATGCAGAAGCACTATGTCG GTCAATTAGAGCGGTGAACTCATCAGAAAACACTGTGATTGTTGCTGTTGTGAAAAG GCCGGACCGTGAAGAAGCCACTGTGATGTCTCTGATAGCGGCAGGATTTAACAGA CGGTATGTGGAGAATGCCAACATGATGGCCTGCTACAATGAGCTTATCCAGCTGGAGCATGGAGAAGTGCGGGCCCAGTTCAAGCTAAG AGCCTGCAATGCTATTTTCACTGCACTGGAGCAGAGTCAAGAGGCCATTGAGATCACAAGTGAAGATCAAGTGATTCAG TATGTAAACCCTGCATATGAGTCGATCATGGGATACCAGAAAGGCGAACTCATAGGGAAGGAAATCATAGAAGTGCCTAAAAGCGAGAAGAATAAGCCTGATCTCCTTGAAACGATAAATTCTTGCATACGGAAAGGAAAG GAGTGGCAAGGGATTTATTAtgccaaaaaaaagaatggagacaGTGTccaacaaaatgtgaaaattaCACCTGTTATTGGACAGGGAGG AAAAATTCGACACTATGTGTCTATTAACAGGCCtttaaatgataataataag ACTGAGAAGTCCAGTGATCGTGTACAAGCTGAATCTCAGACAG ATATCCAGTCCTGCAAACACAAGGACAGGAGGAAAGGCTCCCTGGATGTCCGCTCCACTACATCACGAGGAAGCGACg GAAGCTCGCAGAGAAGGCACTCCTCTATGGCCAGGATCCACTCCATGACCATAGAAGCGCCAATAACGAAG GTGATAAACATCATCAACGCAGCGCAAGAGAGCAGTCCCATGCCTGTGGCAGAGGCCCTGGACCGTGTGCTCGAGATCCTGAGAACCACCGAGCTCTACTCCCCGCAGCTGGGCACCAAGGAGGAGGACCCCCACACCAACGACCTTGTCGGGGGCTTGATGACG gatGGCTTACGAAGACTATCCGGAAATGAATACATATTTTCAACGAAAC AGCCCCACCACATCCCCAGTCACCTGACCACGCCGCTCTCACTCAACGACATCCCCCCTCGGGTGGCCCAGACCATGGAAAATGAAGACTCATGGGACTTTGACATCTTCAACCTAGAGGCAGCCACTATAAAGCG GCCTTTAACCTACTTGGGCTTAAAGATTTTCTCGCGCTTCGGCGTTTGCGAGTTCCTGACCTGCCCCGAGGCCACGCTCAGGTCATGGCTGCAGGTGATCGAGGCCAACTACCACTCCAGCAACTCCTACCACAACTCCAGCCACGCGGCCGACGTGCTTCACGCCACCGCCTACTTCCTCTGCAAGGAGAGAGTTAAG CAAAGCCTGGAACCCATAGATGAGGTTGCAGCCCTGATCGCCGCCACAGTGCATGACGTAGACCACCCGGGCCGCACAAACTCCTTCCTGTGCAACGCCGGGAGCGAGCTGGCCATCCTGTACAACGACACGGCCGTGCTGGAGAGCCACCACGCCGCCCTAGCCTTCCAGATCACCATCAGGGACGACAAGTGCAACATCTTCAAGAACATGGAGAG AAACGAGTACCGCACACTCCGGCAAGCCATCATCGACATGGTCCTGGCCACCGAGATGACCAAGCACTTTGAGCATGTCAACAAGTTTGTCAACAGCATCAATAAACCCTTGGCAGCCTTGGAAGAGAATGGG GGGAGCGGGGATGAGGAATCTGTCAAAGGCATTTTGACGACTCCTGAGAATCGCATTCTTGTCAAACGCATGCTCATTAAGTGTGCCGATATCTCAAATCCCTGCCGACCATTGGAGCTGTGTATTGAATGGGCTGGGCGCATTTCAGAAGAATATTTTGCACAG ACggatgaggagaagagacaggGCCTCCCGGTGGTCATGCCTGTATTTGACAGGAATACCTGTAGCATTCCCAAATCCCAAATCTCCTTCATTGACTACTTCATCAACGATATGTTTGATGCCTGGGATG CATTTGCAGACTTGCCGAATCTAATGCAGGACCTGGACAACAACTACAAGTATTGGAAAGGCCTCGACGAGCGAAAGCTTCACAGCCTGCGCCCTCCGCCAGAGTAA